Proteins encoded by one window of Chondromyces crocatus:
- a CDS encoding type VI secretion system Vgr family protein produces MPILELTVASGQTLHVRRFTVEESVSNLFNVSIWARCEEPDVDLEGIIGQPATLKIVHGTAYVAQLGARTWTGVCTHVEQAHGVTPIPGQKAESSYFLRIAPKTWLLTQRRGYRIYQHLSIPDILDKLLGEWGIAPTWKIDRGSYPKLEYKVQYGESDYAFMSRLAEEAGFAFTFPDEGGSNITFNDKLHQGPKRGGGPLPYVEEPNQESEKEFATRVRLSHEVRPGVHTMRDYDFRRPSYELFGQSTPAPSPEDRYEQYHYHPASFLVEGKGDGNTPVADDKGIARHDEAFGKGRAERAILGRRVGRKQVAFDTNVPDVAPGVIFNIGQHPHPDIGDGTDLLVLELSIEGSPQDEWVISARAVFTEMPYRPPLRTAKPKLNNVQSAVVVGPRGQEIHVDEFGRVRVQFFWDREGKLDDNSSCWIRVSQGWAGTGYGMIVIPRIGQEVLVGFIEGDPDAPIVVGRVFNATQQVPYKLPDHKTRSTWKSDSSIGGNGFNEIMFEDLKHKELVWMQAQKNLRKLVKNDETITIGHDRQTYIIRNETETTGVNRVEVTGVDRTEITDNDRTTFVGTNSLKMVRGDEHEKTDGNMMILIDKDQDIVVRQMKRERVEKDASSHVVGNRNERVDGNLSLTVDKNQYEKVSKNAAIEAGQQIHLKAGSALVIEAAKDLTLKGPGGFVRIDSSGVTIRGTLVRINSGGSAGSGEGSKPELPEEAKVAVVNEPERPKPIDLRVDGIGQ; encoded by the coding sequence ATGCCGATCCTCGAGCTCACGGTTGCTTCCGGACAAACGCTGCATGTCCGCCGCTTCACGGTCGAAGAGTCCGTGTCGAACCTCTTCAACGTGTCCATCTGGGCGCGCTGCGAGGAGCCGGACGTCGATCTGGAAGGGATCATCGGTCAGCCAGCGACGCTGAAGATCGTGCACGGGACGGCGTACGTGGCGCAGCTCGGCGCGCGGACGTGGACGGGGGTCTGCACCCACGTGGAGCAGGCGCACGGGGTGACGCCGATCCCGGGGCAGAAGGCGGAGTCGAGCTACTTCCTGCGCATCGCGCCGAAGACGTGGTTGCTGACGCAGCGGCGCGGCTACCGCATCTACCAGCACCTCTCGATCCCCGACATCCTCGACAAGCTGCTCGGTGAGTGGGGCATCGCGCCGACGTGGAAGATCGATCGCGGGAGCTATCCGAAGCTCGAATACAAGGTGCAGTACGGCGAGAGCGACTACGCCTTCATGAGCCGGCTGGCGGAGGAGGCAGGCTTCGCGTTCACGTTCCCGGACGAGGGCGGGTCGAACATCACGTTCAACGACAAGCTGCACCAGGGGCCGAAGCGGGGGGGCGGGCCGCTGCCCTACGTGGAGGAGCCGAACCAGGAGTCGGAGAAGGAGTTCGCGACGCGGGTGCGGCTGTCGCACGAGGTGCGGCCAGGCGTGCACACGATGCGGGACTACGACTTCCGGCGGCCTTCGTACGAGCTGTTCGGGCAGTCGACGCCCGCGCCGTCGCCCGAGGATCGGTACGAGCAGTACCACTACCACCCGGCGTCGTTCCTCGTGGAGGGGAAGGGGGACGGGAACACGCCGGTCGCCGACGACAAGGGGATCGCGCGGCACGACGAGGCGTTCGGCAAGGGGCGCGCAGAGCGGGCGATCCTGGGGCGCCGGGTGGGGCGCAAGCAGGTGGCGTTCGACACGAACGTGCCCGACGTGGCGCCGGGGGTGATCTTCAACATCGGGCAGCATCCGCATCCGGACATCGGCGATGGGACGGACCTCCTGGTGCTGGAGCTGTCGATCGAGGGGTCGCCGCAGGACGAGTGGGTGATCTCGGCGCGGGCGGTGTTCACCGAGATGCCGTACCGGCCGCCGCTGCGCACGGCGAAGCCGAAGCTCAACAACGTGCAGAGCGCGGTGGTGGTGGGGCCGCGCGGGCAGGAGATCCACGTCGACGAGTTCGGTCGGGTGCGGGTGCAGTTCTTCTGGGACCGCGAGGGGAAGCTCGACGACAACAGCTCGTGCTGGATCCGGGTGAGCCAGGGCTGGGCGGGGACGGGCTACGGGATGATCGTGATCCCGCGCATCGGGCAGGAGGTGCTGGTCGGGTTCATCGAGGGCGATCCGGACGCGCCGATCGTGGTGGGCCGGGTGTTCAACGCGACCCAGCAGGTGCCGTACAAGCTGCCGGACCACAAGACGCGCAGCACGTGGAAGAGCGACTCGTCGATCGGTGGGAACGGCTTCAACGAGATCATGTTCGAGGATCTCAAGCACAAGGAGCTGGTCTGGATGCAGGCGCAGAAGAACCTGCGCAAGCTGGTGAAGAACGACGAGACCATCACCATCGGGCACGATCGGCAGACGTACATCATCCGGAACGAGACGGAGACGACGGGGGTGAACCGGGTGGAGGTGACGGGGGTGGACCGCACCGAGATCACGGACAACGACCGGACGACCTTCGTGGGCACGAACAGCCTGAAGATGGTGCGCGGCGACGAGCACGAGAAGACGGACGGCAACATGATGATCTTGATCGACAAGGATCAGGACATCGTGGTGCGGCAGATGAAGCGGGAGCGCGTGGAGAAGGACGCGAGCTCGCACGTGGTGGGCAACCGGAACGAGCGCGTCGACGGGAACCTGTCGCTGACGGTCGACAAGAACCAGTACGAGAAGGTGTCGAAGAACGCGGCGATCGAGGCGGGGCAGCAGATCCACCTGAAGGCAGGGTCGGCGCTGGTGATCGAGGCGGCGAAGGACCTGACCTTGAAGGGGCCGGGTGGGTTCGTGCGCATCGATTCGAGCGGCGTCACGATCCGGGGGACGCTGGTGCGCATCAACAGCGGCGGGAGCGCGGGCTCGGGCGAGGGCTCGAAGCCGGAGCTGCCCGAGGAGGCGAAGGTCGCGGTGGTGAACGAGCCGGAGCGGCCGAAGCCCATCGATCTGCGGGTGGACGGGATCGGTCAGTAA
- a CDS encoding DUF1579 domain-containing protein, with the protein MSKLTLEESQAERGAHHRLALMVGEWEGTTRVWFQPDEVADESPCRGTIRSALGGRFVVHEYEGAFQGKPLSGIAIHGAHLDEARYETAWVDSMHNGTAIMFSVGEAGSTSGDFRVLGSYGDGQGNRYGWRTEITVDGPDRLVITHFNVLPDGTEAKGMETDYRRRAPATG; encoded by the coding sequence ATGAGCAAGCTGACGCTGGAAGAGTCGCAGGCAGAGCGCGGGGCGCATCATCGGCTGGCGCTGATGGTGGGGGAGTGGGAAGGGACGACGCGGGTGTGGTTCCAGCCCGATGAGGTCGCGGACGAGTCGCCGTGCCGGGGGACGATCCGGTCGGCGCTCGGAGGGCGGTTCGTGGTGCACGAGTACGAGGGGGCGTTCCAGGGCAAGCCGCTGTCGGGGATCGCGATCCACGGGGCCCACCTCGACGAGGCGCGCTACGAGACGGCGTGGGTGGACAGCATGCACAACGGGACGGCGATCATGTTCTCGGTCGGCGAGGCAGGGAGCACGTCGGGGGACTTCCGTGTGCTGGGGAGCTACGGGGACGGGCAGGGGAACCGCTACGGCTGGCGCACGGAGATCACGGTCGACGGGCCGGATCGGCTGGTGATCACCCACTTCAACGTGCTGCCGGATGGCACGGAGGCGAAGGGGATGGAGACGGACTACCGGCGCCGGGCACCCGCGACGGGCTGA
- a CDS encoding lysophospholipid acyltransferase family protein: MGNDRGGALTYWIGKTWLAAFGWKLETQAPTDDKFVLIAAPHTSGWDLPFMLATSYVMRVPISWMGKQELFRAPFGGILRALGGIPIDRGARKNRVGWAVDQFERAEHLVLAIPAEGTRGTVGHWKSGFYRIATAAQVPIGLGYLDFEKKTCGIGGFVTPTGDVRADMERIRAFYRDVRGKHPAKESVPRLREEDEAPGVGSPELAMSAV, translated from the coding sequence ATGGGAAATGACCGGGGCGGCGCCCTGACCTACTGGATCGGCAAGACGTGGCTCGCAGCCTTCGGGTGGAAGCTCGAGACGCAAGCGCCCACGGACGACAAGTTCGTGCTCATCGCGGCACCGCACACGTCGGGCTGGGACCTGCCGTTCATGCTCGCCACGTCGTACGTGATGCGCGTGCCGATCTCGTGGATGGGCAAGCAGGAGCTGTTCCGCGCGCCGTTCGGCGGCATTCTCCGCGCGCTGGGTGGGATCCCGATCGATCGGGGGGCGCGCAAGAACCGCGTGGGCTGGGCCGTGGACCAGTTCGAGCGGGCCGAGCACCTGGTCCTCGCCATCCCGGCCGAGGGGACGCGCGGCACCGTGGGGCACTGGAAGTCCGGGTTCTATCGCATCGCCACGGCGGCGCAGGTGCCGATCGGGCTCGGGTACCTGGACTTCGAGAAGAAGACCTGCGGCATCGGTGGCTTCGTGACGCCGACGGGGGACGTGCGCGCCGACATGGAGCGCATCCGCGCGTTCTACCGTGACGTGCGCGGGAAGCACCCGGCCAAGGAGAGCGTGCCCAGGCTCCGCGAGGAGGACGAGGCACCGGGGGTCGGGTCGCCCGAGCTGGCGATGAGCGCGGTCTGA
- a CDS encoding agmatine deiminase family protein, which translates to MKPLFSWNASALMGLFFLCGAGCAEMDVTDVERDADDDATEVSESSLAGPFRMPAEWEPHESLWMSWPMYDGTMARPREPVYLEMVEALAPYVNVDIAVASEEEVEYVEDVLDLNSVPRSHVRLHVLPSLMDIWLRDTGPIFLKNPAGQLAVTDFAFNSWGYQGHSSEDPWDTDQLDRDIGTLLGLPIRSSNMVSEGGAIDVNGKGTMLLADAVAFHRNPGMSRAQIEHEYKKKMGIKKIVWVPEGVPEDDLSYWRNRGLPSDVYTALPVGGHVDEFVRFVAEDKVLLTEVTAAEAAVDSIAAEGRLRLEAARAAIDSATTAEGKDIEIIRVPAPELIFDTMGPGDSTYDYITTLTFEDNHTIPTDSPITVVLATSYMNYVVTNNVVLVPAYYKPGRNPIIAAKDAEMQLILSQAFPGRTIIPINPEALHTGGGGMHCITQQQPVVGNP; encoded by the coding sequence ATGAAGCCTCTGTTCTCCTGGAATGCGTCCGCATTGATGGGCCTCTTCTTCCTTTGCGGCGCCGGCTGCGCGGAGATGGACGTCACCGACGTCGAGCGCGATGCCGACGACGATGCCACCGAGGTGAGCGAGTCGAGCCTGGCCGGACCGTTCCGGATGCCAGCCGAGTGGGAGCCGCACGAGTCCCTCTGGATGTCGTGGCCCATGTACGACGGCACGATGGCGAGACCGAGGGAGCCCGTCTACCTGGAGATGGTGGAGGCGCTCGCTCCGTATGTGAACGTCGATATCGCGGTCGCCAGCGAGGAGGAGGTGGAATACGTCGAAGATGTCCTGGATCTGAACAGCGTTCCGCGCTCGCACGTGCGGCTGCACGTGCTGCCTTCGCTCATGGACATCTGGCTGCGGGATACGGGGCCCATCTTCCTGAAGAACCCGGCGGGGCAGCTCGCCGTCACCGATTTCGCGTTCAATAGCTGGGGCTATCAGGGGCACTCCAGCGAGGATCCGTGGGACACCGATCAGCTCGACCGCGACATCGGGACCTTGCTCGGGCTGCCGATCCGCAGCTCGAACATGGTCAGCGAGGGCGGTGCGATCGACGTGAATGGCAAGGGCACGATGCTTCTCGCGGACGCCGTGGCCTTCCACCGCAATCCGGGCATGAGCCGCGCCCAGATCGAGCATGAATACAAGAAGAAGATGGGCATCAAGAAGATCGTCTGGGTCCCGGAGGGGGTGCCCGAGGACGATCTCTCCTACTGGCGCAACCGTGGGCTCCCCAGCGACGTGTACACGGCGCTCCCCGTGGGCGGTCACGTCGATGAGTTCGTGCGGTTCGTGGCCGAGGACAAGGTGCTCCTCACCGAGGTGACGGCGGCCGAGGCGGCGGTGGATTCCATCGCGGCCGAGGGGCGCCTCCGGCTCGAAGCGGCGCGGGCGGCGATCGACTCGGCGACGACGGCCGAGGGCAAGGACATCGAGATCATCCGCGTCCCGGCGCCGGAGCTGATCTTCGACACGATGGGGCCGGGCGACTCGACGTACGACTACATCACCACGCTGACGTTCGAGGACAACCACACCATCCCGACGGACAGCCCGATCACGGTGGTGCTGGCGACGAGCTACATGAACTACGTGGTCACGAACAACGTGGTTCTCGTGCCCGCGTACTACAAGCCGGGGCGCAATCCGATCATCGCCGCGAAGGACGCGGAGATGCAGCTCATCCTCTCGCAGGCCTTCCCGGGCCGGACGATCATCCCGATCAACCCGGAGGCCCTGCACACCGGTGGCGGCGGTATGCACTGCATCACCCAGCAGCAGCCGGTCGTCGGGAATCCCTGA
- a CDS encoding DinB family protein — translation MANDVRDCLLRQLDIAWALTSYHLETLTTEECLWRPAHAGLHVTQLPEGTWRADWPDREGYDLGPSSIAWLTWHLGFWWSMVLDHSFGEGKLAREDILWPGNADDLRAWIGRLQSRWREAIEPLTDDDLRSPDRTRWPFQERPFADVIAWASVELTKSAAEIGYARFLHGVKR, via the coding sequence ATGGCGAACGACGTGCGTGATTGTCTGCTTCGACAGCTCGATATCGCGTGGGCCCTCACGAGCTACCACCTCGAAACCCTCACCACCGAGGAGTGCCTGTGGCGCCCCGCGCACGCCGGGCTCCACGTGACCCAGCTCCCGGAGGGCACGTGGCGGGCCGACTGGCCGGATCGTGAAGGCTACGACCTCGGCCCCTCCAGCATCGCCTGGCTGACGTGGCACCTCGGCTTCTGGTGGTCGATGGTGCTCGACCATTCCTTCGGCGAGGGCAAGCTCGCGCGCGAAGACATCCTGTGGCCTGGCAACGCCGACGACCTGCGCGCCTGGATCGGCCGGCTCCAGTCACGGTGGCGCGAGGCCATCGAGCCGCTCACCGACGACGACCTGCGCTCCCCGGACCGGACGCGGTGGCCTTTCCAGGAGCGCCCCTTCGCCGACGTCATCGCCTGGGCCAGCGTGGAGCTGACCAAGAGCGCCGCCGAGATCGGCTATGCCCGGTTCCTCCACGGCGTGAAGCGATAG
- the thiD gene encoding bifunctional hydroxymethylpyrimidine kinase/phosphomethylpyrimidine kinase: MKGRVLIVAGSDPGGGAGIQADLKAVTALSAYGATVITALTAQNTRGVFGVHAPPVAFVAQQMELVLEDIGADAIKTGMLHAAEVIEVVCASLDEFAKGVPLVVDPVMVAKGGARLLKPEAEGALRSLLLPRATIITPNLPEAEALLGQPIEGVTGMRKAAEALLSMGPSAVLLKGGHGTGPVVVDVLRTAEGEQLFEAPRIETRATHGTGCTLASAIAAGLAQGLRVEAAVARGRRYLREAMLTAPGFGHGHGPLNHAHTVRPFD, translated from the coding sequence ATGAAGGGACGAGTGCTGATCGTGGCCGGCTCCGATCCAGGGGGCGGAGCGGGCATCCAGGCCGATCTGAAGGCGGTGACCGCGCTGTCCGCCTACGGGGCGACGGTGATCACGGCCCTGACGGCGCAGAACACGCGCGGGGTGTTCGGGGTGCACGCGCCCCCGGTGGCGTTCGTGGCGCAGCAGATGGAGCTGGTGCTCGAAGACATCGGCGCCGACGCGATCAAGACGGGGATGCTGCACGCCGCCGAGGTGATCGAGGTGGTGTGCGCGTCGCTGGATGAGTTCGCGAAGGGGGTGCCCCTGGTGGTGGACCCGGTGATGGTGGCGAAGGGTGGCGCGCGGCTCTTGAAGCCGGAAGCGGAAGGGGCGCTGCGGTCCTTGCTGCTGCCGCGGGCGACGATCATCACGCCGAACCTCCCGGAAGCCGAGGCGCTGCTGGGGCAGCCGATCGAGGGCGTGACCGGGATGCGCAAGGCGGCCGAGGCGCTGCTCTCGATGGGGCCTTCGGCGGTGCTGTTGAAGGGCGGCCACGGGACCGGGCCGGTGGTGGTGGACGTGCTGCGCACCGCAGAGGGAGAGCAGCTCTTCGAGGCGCCGCGGATCGAGACGCGGGCGACGCACGGGACGGGGTGCACGCTGGCGTCGGCCATCGCCGCAGGGCTCGCGCAGGGGCTGCGCGTGGAGGCAGCCGTGGCGCGCGGGCGGCGGTACCTGCGGGAGGCGATGCTCACGGCGCCCGGCTTCGGGCACGGTCACGGGCCGCTGAACCACGCGCACACGGTGCGGCCCTTCGACTGA
- a CDS encoding DUF4266 domain-containing protein — MTLRSSTPSSVRTLAARALTLVVATTALVAATGCANVAPYERAKLAHPTMSATDMAGHGESHLRAITEGAIGGSAGAGSGCGCN; from the coding sequence ATGACGCTCCGCAGCTCCACCCCGTCCTCGGTTCGCACCCTCGCAGCCCGCGCCCTCACCCTCGTGGTGGCGACGACCGCGCTCGTCGCGGCGACGGGCTGCGCCAACGTGGCGCCCTACGAGCGCGCCAAGCTCGCGCACCCCACCATGTCGGCGACCGACATGGCCGGCCATGGCGAGTCCCATCTCCGCGCCATCACCGAAGGCGCCATCGGCGGCAGCGCCGGCGCTGGCAGCGGCTGCGGCTGCAACTGA